One part of the Anaeromyxobacter sp. Fw109-5 genome encodes these proteins:
- the rpoH gene encoding RNA polymerase sigma factor RpoH, with product MKRIAIPTTTSSLELYLSEINRFPLLTVDEEQRLARLFRDEGDTRAAHRLVTANLRFVVKVSYEYRSYGFKMADLIQEGNIGLMKAVQKFDPDKGIRLISYAVWWIRAYIQNYILKSWSLVKLGTTQAQRKLFFSLARTKRELDKMSVEHGRDSDAQDKGKIAKKLRVKPAEVEEMEQRMDGRDLSLDAPMGDDGGYSHIDFVAAKSAAQDDELSDAEEQQIVSAKVTAALARLDQRERYIIEQRVMSDRPLTLKELGEHFGFSRERARQLEIRAKEKLKQELHALAAEIDYPTDGRPIDIDDAALA from the coding sequence ATGAAGCGCATCGCGATCCCGACGACCACCAGCTCCCTCGAGCTGTATCTATCGGAGATCAATCGCTTTCCTCTCCTGACGGTGGACGAGGAGCAGCGCCTCGCGCGGCTGTTCCGGGACGAGGGCGACACGCGCGCGGCGCACCGGCTGGTCACGGCCAACCTGCGCTTCGTCGTGAAGGTGTCCTACGAGTACCGCTCCTACGGCTTCAAGATGGCCGACCTCATCCAGGAGGGGAACATCGGCCTGATGAAGGCGGTCCAGAAGTTCGACCCGGACAAGGGGATCCGACTCATCTCCTACGCCGTCTGGTGGATCCGGGCGTACATCCAGAACTACATCCTCAAGTCGTGGTCGCTCGTGAAGCTGGGGACGACCCAGGCACAGCGGAAGCTGTTCTTCTCTCTCGCGCGGACCAAGCGCGAGCTCGACAAGATGTCGGTCGAGCACGGCCGCGACTCCGACGCGCAGGACAAGGGCAAGATCGCGAAGAAGCTCCGCGTGAAGCCGGCCGAGGTCGAGGAGATGGAGCAGCGGATGGACGGCCGCGATCTCTCCCTCGACGCGCCGATGGGCGACGACGGCGGCTACTCCCACATCGACTTCGTGGCCGCGAAGTCGGCGGCGCAGGACGACGAGCTCTCCGACGCCGAGGAGCAGCAGATCGTCTCCGCCAAGGTCACCGCCGCGCTCGCGCGGCTCGACCAGCGCGAGCGGTACATCATCGAGCAGCGCGTCATGAGCGATCGCCCGCTCACGTTGAAGGAGCTGGGCGAGCACTTCGGGTTCTCCCGCGAGCGCGCGCGCCAGCTCGAGATCCGCGCCAAGGAGAAGCTGAAGCAGGAGCTGCACGCGCTCGCGGCGGAGATCGACTACCCGACGGACGGCAGACCGATCGACATCGACGACGCGGCGCTGGCGTAG
- a CDS encoding sensor histidine kinase KdpD gives MEREQAEQPETGRSREADANDRSGYLGFVAHEVRNPLSTALWTAELLTRMSPEERGGARGDKLSAMCLRSLSRVRQLIEDHFLCERLDVAGIPVRAEPLRVGELIDGLLERRAADAPPVSVELDEPLAVAADRTLLERAVEALLAVAGSEGTPVRVVVRPDGEGRVSLWFSGHAPGPAGLEDPRKGSPSDPKGRALALPVARRVAAVLRGALAVSEGDYVLTLPRAAYTAAPEPSLEP, from the coding sequence GTGGAGCGCGAGCAAGCTGAACAACCCGAGACCGGCCGGAGCCGGGAAGCGGACGCGAACGACCGGAGCGGCTACCTCGGCTTCGTCGCTCATGAGGTCCGCAACCCCCTCTCGACTGCCCTCTGGACGGCCGAGCTGCTCACCCGCATGTCGCCCGAGGAACGCGGCGGTGCCCGGGGAGACAAGCTCTCCGCGATGTGCCTCCGGTCGCTGTCCCGCGTCCGCCAGCTCATCGAGGACCACTTCCTTTGTGAGCGCCTGGACGTGGCCGGAATCCCCGTCCGCGCAGAGCCGCTCCGCGTCGGCGAGCTCATCGACGGCTTGCTGGAGCGTCGCGCGGCCGACGCCCCACCGGTCTCCGTCGAGCTCGACGAGCCGCTCGCGGTCGCAGCCGATCGCACGCTGCTCGAGCGCGCAGTGGAGGCGCTGCTCGCCGTCGCCGGCAGCGAGGGTACTCCAGTGCGCGTGGTCGTCCGGCCCGACGGGGAGGGGCGGGTGTCGCTCTGGTTCTCCGGACACGCGCCGGGACCGGCCGGCCTCGAAGACCCGCGCAAGGGCTCGCCCAGCGATCCGAAGGGAAGGGCGCTCGCCCTGCCGGTCGCGCGACGGGTGGCGGCGGTGCTGCGCGGCGCGCTCGCGGTGTCCGAAGGGGACTACGTCCTCACGCTCCCGCGGGCGGCATATACTGCCGCGCCGGAACCCTCCTTGGAGCCATGA
- a CDS encoding response regulator, translating into MSLPLVLVVDDDPDILEAICDILEGEGYRVARARHGGEALERVAAEEPAIILLDLMMPVMDGLAFAQALRQLPEGQRIPIVVISADGNPQRAASIGAVGYLAKPFDIDALLAQVAQTTSACASAGA; encoded by the coding sequence ATGAGCCTGCCCCTCGTGCTGGTCGTCGATGACGACCCGGACATCCTCGAAGCGATCTGCGACATCCTCGAAGGCGAGGGTTATCGCGTGGCGCGCGCCCGTCACGGCGGCGAGGCGCTCGAGCGGGTCGCGGCCGAAGAACCCGCCATCATCCTCCTGGACCTGATGATGCCGGTGATGGACGGGCTCGCCTTCGCCCAGGCGCTCCGGCAGCTTCCGGAAGGGCAGCGGATTCCCATCGTCGTCATCTCCGCCGACGGGAACCCGCAGCGCGCCGCCTCGATCGGAGCCGTCGGCTATCTCGCCAAGCCCTTCGACATCGACGCCCTGCTCGCGCAGGTGGCGCAGACCACCTCGGCGTGCGCCTCGGCGGGAGCGTAG
- the rplC gene encoding 50S ribosomal protein L3: MATGLLAKKLGMTQIFTAEGDCIPVTVLEAGPCTVVRRKTAEKDGYDAVVIGWGEVDEKHAHRLTKPEVGVFKKAGTPVFRHVKEIRVKDAKLLGELKAGDVLTVDKVFKQDQRIDVAGVTKGRGFTGVMKRWNMHGAARDSSTTHEHHRHVGAIGQRKTPGKVWKGKHLPGHYGVDNVTIQNLTIVGVEADKNLLLVKGAVPGHNDGLLFVNTAVKGQPRVKKVQEVRARAKPKV; the protein is encoded by the coding sequence ATGGCGACTGGGCTTCTCGCGAAGAAGCTGGGCATGACGCAGATCTTCACCGCCGAGGGCGACTGCATCCCGGTGACGGTGCTCGAGGCGGGCCCCTGCACGGTGGTGCGCCGCAAGACGGCGGAGAAGGACGGCTACGACGCCGTCGTGATCGGCTGGGGCGAGGTGGACGAGAAGCACGCCCACCGGCTCACGAAGCCCGAGGTCGGGGTCTTCAAGAAGGCCGGCACCCCGGTCTTCCGGCACGTGAAGGAGATCCGCGTCAAGGACGCGAAGCTCCTCGGCGAGCTCAAGGCGGGCGACGTCCTCACCGTCGACAAGGTCTTCAAGCAGGACCAGCGCATCGACGTGGCCGGCGTGACGAAGGGCCGCGGGTTCACCGGCGTCATGAAGCGCTGGAACATGCACGGCGCCGCGCGCGACTCGTCGACGACGCACGAGCACCACCGCCACGTCGGCGCGATCGGTCAGCGCAAGACGCCCGGCAAGGTGTGGAAGGGCAAGCACCTCCCCGGCCACTACGGCGTCGACAACGTCACCATCCAGAACCTCACCATCGTCGGCGTGGAGGCGGACAAGAACCTCCTCCTCGTGAAGGGCGCGGTCCCGGGCCACAACGACGGGCTCCTCTTCGTGAACACGGCCGTGAAGGGCCAGCCGCGCGTGAAGAAGGTGCAGGAGGTCCGCGCGCGCGCCAAGCCGAAGGTCTAG
- the typA gene encoding translational GTPase TypA, with product MTPREQIRNVAIVAHVDHGKTTLVDFMLRQAGVFRVNEQLVERVMDSNDLEREKGITILAKNTAVTYKGVKINIVDTPGHADFGGEVERALRLVDGVLLLVDAAEGPLPQTRFVLSKALALGLPSVLVVNKVDRQDARAKEVLDLVYSLYIDLGANEHQIDFPVIYAIAREGKAAHTVQGAFEAESLKPLFDAILTHVPPPPGGDGTHVQMLVDNLDYDEYVGRLAIGRIASGVLHEGDAIAVMREEGKIVPAKVVRLYAYDGLKRVEVKDAGPGEIVCIAGAEEIGIGDTIADPANPVALPRISVEEPTMSMVFKVNDGPFAGREGKYVTSRNIRERLYREAYKNVSIRVEDTETPDAFKVVGRGELQLAVIVENMRREGYELTVSNPEPILKTIEGEVHEPMELLVCDLPDDGVGGVTQSMGSRKGRMVDMQPLGSGRTRLQFRVPARGLIGFRGEFLTLTRGEGIMSSQFDGYEPWQGRIEKRKSGAIVADRIGDVIAYACFYAQERGALFVKPGDKVYAGMIVGEHSHDNDLDFNISKEKKLTNIRAAGRDENVILTPPRDMSLEMALEWIAEDELVEVTPQSIRLRKKFLDPTVRYKIERDRKKGAASAQA from the coding sequence ATGACCCCCCGCGAGCAGATCCGCAACGTCGCCATCGTCGCACACGTCGACCACGGCAAGACCACCCTCGTCGACTTCATGCTGCGCCAGGCCGGCGTCTTCCGCGTGAACGAGCAGCTCGTCGAGCGGGTGATGGACTCGAACGACCTCGAGCGCGAGAAGGGCATCACCATCCTCGCGAAGAACACCGCCGTCACCTACAAGGGCGTGAAGATCAACATCGTGGACACGCCCGGCCACGCCGACTTCGGCGGCGAGGTCGAGCGCGCGCTCCGGCTGGTGGACGGCGTGCTCCTGCTCGTGGACGCGGCCGAGGGGCCCCTGCCCCAGACGCGCTTCGTGCTGTCCAAGGCGCTCGCCCTCGGCCTGCCGTCGGTGCTGGTCGTCAACAAGGTCGACAGGCAGGACGCCCGGGCGAAGGAGGTCCTCGACCTCGTCTACTCGCTCTACATCGACCTCGGCGCGAACGAGCACCAGATCGACTTCCCGGTCATCTACGCCATCGCCCGCGAGGGCAAGGCGGCCCACACCGTCCAGGGCGCGTTCGAGGCCGAGTCGCTCAAGCCGCTCTTCGACGCGATCCTCACCCACGTCCCGCCTCCCCCCGGCGGCGACGGCACCCACGTCCAGATGCTGGTCGACAACCTGGACTACGACGAGTACGTGGGGCGCCTCGCCATCGGGCGCATCGCCTCGGGCGTGCTGCACGAGGGCGACGCCATCGCGGTCATGCGCGAGGAGGGCAAGATCGTCCCGGCCAAGGTGGTCCGGCTCTACGCGTACGACGGCCTGAAGCGGGTCGAGGTGAAGGACGCCGGCCCGGGCGAGATCGTGTGCATCGCCGGCGCCGAGGAGATCGGCATCGGCGACACCATCGCGGACCCCGCGAACCCGGTCGCCCTCCCCCGCATCAGCGTGGAGGAGCCGACCATGTCGATGGTCTTCAAGGTCAACGACGGGCCCTTCGCCGGCAGGGAGGGCAAGTACGTCACGAGCCGCAACATCCGCGAGCGGCTCTACCGCGAGGCGTACAAGAACGTCTCCATCCGCGTCGAGGACACCGAGACGCCGGACGCGTTCAAGGTGGTCGGCCGCGGCGAGCTCCAGCTCGCGGTGATCGTCGAGAACATGCGCCGTGAGGGGTACGAGCTCACCGTCTCGAACCCCGAGCCCATCCTCAAGACCATCGAGGGTGAGGTCCACGAGCCGATGGAGCTGCTCGTCTGCGACCTGCCCGACGACGGCGTCGGCGGCGTCACCCAGAGCATGGGCTCGCGCAAGGGCCGCATGGTGGACATGCAGCCGCTCGGCTCCGGCCGCACCCGCCTCCAGTTCCGCGTGCCGGCCCGCGGCCTCATCGGCTTCCGCGGCGAGTTCCTCACGCTCACGCGCGGCGAGGGCATCATGTCCTCGCAGTTCGACGGCTACGAGCCGTGGCAGGGGCGCATCGAGAAGCGCAAGAGCGGCGCCATCGTGGCGGACCGGATCGGCGACGTGATCGCGTACGCCTGCTTCTACGCGCAGGAGCGCGGGGCGCTGTTCGTGAAGCCGGGCGACAAGGTGTACGCCGGCATGATCGTCGGCGAGCACAGCCACGACAACGACCTCGACTTCAACATCTCCAAGGAGAAGAAGCTCACGAACATCCGCGCCGCCGGGCGGGACGAGAACGTCATCCTGACGCCGCCGCGCGACATGAGCCTGGAGATGGCGCTCGAGTGGATCGCCGAGGACGAGCTGGTCGAGGTGACGCCGCAGTCCATCCGGCTGCGGAAGAAGTTCCTCGACCCGACGGTGCGCTACAAGATCGAGCGCGACCGCAAGAAGGGCGCGGCGTCGGCGCAGGCGTGA
- a CDS encoding response regulator: MPHVILFVDDEPEVLGLLRRTFSPQDGYEALTAGGAEEALRILAEREVDLLVTDQRMPGMTGVELIAEARRRRHDLCAILLTAYTEPEELVDAINRGEVYRYLVKPWESADLRQTVVRALEQVQLKREHARALAEAERRLQTLEVAAEVARDASTAESHTRLLEQVVERLPRVVPCDVAAALFAPAGTAPVLLLRPVARLSDSALLQVKEDALAAYAEHAGNRLAESTLQIRVLGSAGRASTFGSRLAVPLQVDGVTAGVVLLQSMATGAFGPGDARVLDVFVNELGAALRAFGAKHAGERHRLERVVECMADGLLFAATGSDEVIANPAARRMLGAALDGPLPVRWLKDALGFYPFDLVRGIEPDPSGRAFVQEEVHLLDRTLSSIVSPVAEADGRLAGVAIALRDVTEQKRLEERKEEFVQVMSHELRSPLTSVTGALDLVLSGLAGQLEPKQARYLRMARESTEKLNGLVDDLLDLARLAKGKLQMEPEVTSLDELVRATVERYQPAAAERGQEVAVETPPASVRMVADPARVGQVLSNLLTNAIKFAPENSVIRVRLFRSPALPGMLGLSVWNAGEAISEPDLERIFEKFEQARSDRNRRVRGTGLGLSICRGIVEAHGGAIWAESPGDGVRFVVVLPEEAPAAPAERAPLSPEAPLVLVVDEPDAATLARGVLEARGMRCHATSDPHEALAQARRRRPRLVVYDPRVVALAGVPLADILRHDAETRQAAVLAFADPTQREAAFRAGAEAFVPKPSPPSVFAASAEPLLRRGRPAGGRVLVVDDDPGTRAISAEVLASQGYEVLEADTAAGARRLVQEKRPQLLLVDVQLPDANAFSLLEGLAEERASDPFAVVFLSARGETADKVRALRLGADDYLTKPFDAQELVARIDAVLRRREATLHASPMTRLPGGRAIDQEVERRLGGRIPFALTYVDLDNLKAFNDTYGYAKADGVIVQTAGILRHAVAEHGGEGAFLGHIGGDDFVVLTAPERAQSVAREVITTFDRVIPLYYDREDRERGFIEAADRYGTPRKFPILSVSIATVTAPPGRWGAHVDLARAASELKEKAKRTAGSVHLADDGVVAAGEPGPRPLLTPVAGGGGGGAAA, translated from the coding sequence ATGCCGCACGTCATCCTCTTCGTGGACGACGAGCCGGAGGTCCTCGGCCTCCTGCGGCGCACGTTCTCGCCGCAGGACGGCTACGAGGCGCTGACGGCTGGCGGCGCGGAGGAGGCGCTGCGGATCCTCGCCGAGCGCGAGGTCGATCTCCTCGTCACCGACCAGCGGATGCCCGGCATGACGGGCGTCGAGCTGATCGCCGAGGCGCGCCGGCGGCGGCATGACCTCTGCGCCATCCTCCTCACGGCGTACACCGAGCCGGAGGAGCTCGTCGACGCGATCAACCGCGGCGAGGTCTACCGCTACCTCGTGAAGCCGTGGGAGAGCGCCGATCTCCGCCAGACGGTGGTCCGCGCGCTCGAGCAGGTCCAGCTGAAGCGCGAGCACGCCCGGGCCCTCGCCGAGGCGGAGCGCCGGCTGCAGACCCTCGAGGTCGCGGCGGAGGTCGCCCGCGACGCGAGCACCGCCGAGAGCCACACCCGGCTGCTCGAGCAGGTGGTCGAGCGGCTGCCGCGCGTCGTACCGTGCGACGTCGCCGCCGCGCTGTTCGCGCCGGCCGGGACCGCCCCGGTCCTCCTCCTCCGCCCCGTCGCCCGGCTCTCCGATTCGGCGCTCCTCCAGGTGAAGGAGGACGCGCTCGCCGCGTACGCCGAGCACGCCGGCAACCGGCTCGCGGAGTCCACGCTCCAGATCCGCGTCCTCGGCTCCGCCGGGCGGGCCAGCACGTTCGGCTCGCGGCTCGCCGTGCCGCTCCAGGTCGACGGCGTGACGGCAGGGGTGGTCCTCCTGCAGAGCATGGCGACCGGCGCGTTCGGGCCCGGCGACGCGCGCGTGCTGGACGTGTTCGTGAACGAGCTCGGCGCGGCGCTCCGGGCCTTCGGCGCCAAGCACGCGGGCGAGCGCCACCGGCTCGAGCGGGTGGTCGAGTGCATGGCCGACGGGCTGCTGTTCGCCGCCACCGGGTCGGACGAGGTGATCGCGAACCCCGCGGCGCGCCGCATGCTCGGCGCTGCGCTCGATGGGCCGCTCCCGGTGCGCTGGCTGAAGGACGCGCTCGGCTTCTACCCGTTCGACCTGGTGCGCGGCATCGAGCCGGATCCTTCGGGCCGCGCCTTCGTCCAGGAGGAGGTGCATCTCCTCGACCGGACCCTCTCGTCGATCGTGTCCCCCGTCGCGGAGGCCGACGGGCGGCTCGCCGGCGTGGCCATCGCGCTGCGCGACGTCACCGAGCAGAAGCGGCTGGAGGAGCGGAAGGAGGAGTTCGTCCAGGTGATGAGCCACGAGCTGCGCTCGCCGCTGACGTCCGTCACCGGCGCGCTCGACCTCGTGCTCTCCGGCCTGGCGGGGCAGCTCGAGCCGAAGCAGGCGCGGTACCTGCGCATGGCCCGCGAGTCCACCGAGAAGCTGAACGGCCTCGTCGACGACCTCCTCGATCTCGCCCGGCTCGCGAAGGGCAAGCTGCAGATGGAGCCCGAGGTGACGAGCCTCGACGAGCTCGTGCGGGCCACGGTCGAGCGCTACCAGCCCGCCGCGGCGGAGCGGGGCCAGGAGGTGGCCGTCGAGACGCCGCCGGCCTCCGTCCGGATGGTGGCCGATCCGGCCCGCGTCGGCCAGGTGCTCTCGAACCTGCTCACGAACGCCATCAAGTTCGCGCCGGAGAACAGCGTCATCCGCGTGCGGCTCTTCCGCTCGCCGGCGCTGCCCGGGATGCTCGGGCTCTCGGTGTGGAACGCGGGCGAGGCGATCTCCGAGCCCGACCTGGAGCGCATCTTCGAGAAGTTCGAGCAGGCGCGCAGCGATCGCAACCGGCGCGTGCGCGGCACCGGGCTCGGGCTCTCGATCTGCCGCGGCATCGTGGAGGCGCACGGCGGCGCGATCTGGGCGGAGAGCCCGGGCGACGGCGTGCGGTTCGTGGTGGTGCTCCCCGAGGAGGCGCCGGCCGCCCCCGCCGAGCGCGCTCCCCTGTCCCCCGAGGCGCCGCTGGTCCTCGTCGTCGACGAGCCGGACGCGGCCACGCTCGCGCGCGGCGTCCTCGAGGCGCGCGGCATGCGCTGCCACGCCACGAGCGATCCCCACGAGGCGCTCGCCCAGGCCCGCCGCCGCCGCCCGCGCCTCGTCGTCTACGATCCGCGCGTGGTCGCGCTCGCGGGGGTGCCGCTCGCCGACATCCTCCGGCACGACGCGGAGACGCGGCAGGCGGCGGTGCTCGCCTTCGCCGACCCCACCCAGCGCGAGGCGGCGTTCCGCGCCGGCGCCGAGGCGTTCGTGCCGAAGCCGTCCCCGCCGTCCGTGTTCGCCGCGTCCGCCGAGCCGCTGCTGCGACGCGGCCGGCCGGCCGGGGGCCGCGTCCTCGTCGTGGACGACGACCCGGGCACCCGCGCGATCTCCGCCGAGGTGCTCGCGAGCCAGGGCTACGAGGTCCTGGAGGCGGACACGGCCGCCGGCGCCCGCCGCCTCGTCCAGGAGAAGCGGCCGCAGCTCCTCCTCGTGGACGTGCAGCTCCCGGACGCCAACGCCTTCTCGCTCCTCGAGGGGCTCGCCGAGGAGCGCGCCTCCGATCCCTTCGCCGTCGTGTTCCTCTCGGCCCGGGGCGAGACGGCCGACAAGGTCCGGGCGCTGCGGCTCGGGGCGGACGACTACCTCACGAAGCCGTTCGACGCCCAGGAGCTGGTCGCCCGCATCGACGCGGTGCTGCGCCGGCGCGAGGCCACGCTCCACGCCTCCCCGATGACGCGCCTGCCGGGAGGCCGCGCGATCGATCAGGAGGTGGAGCGCCGCCTCGGGGGCCGCATCCCGTTCGCGCTCACCTACGTCGATCTCGACAACCTGAAGGCCTTCAACGACACGTACGGCTACGCGAAGGCGGACGGCGTCATCGTCCAGACGGCCGGGATCCTCCGCCACGCGGTCGCCGAGCACGGCGGCGAGGGCGCCTTCCTCGGGCACATCGGCGGTGACGACTTCGTGGTGCTCACCGCGCCGGAGCGCGCCCAGTCGGTCGCCCGCGAGGTGATCACCACCTTCGATCGGGTGATCCCGCTGTACTACGACCGCGAGGACCGGGAGCGCGGCTTCATCGAGGCGGCCGATCGCTACGGCACCCCGCGCAAGTTCCCGATCCTCTCGGTCTCGATCGCGACCGTGACGGCGCCGCCGGGACGCTGGGGCGCGCACGTCGACCTGGCGCGGGCGGCCTCCGAGCTGAAGGAGAAGGCGAAGCGCACGGCGGGCAGCGTCCACCTCGCCGACGACGGCGTCGTCGCAGCCGGTGAGCCCGGCCCGCGTCCGCTGCTGACTCCGGTCGCGGGCGGCGGTGGAGGCGGAGCGGCGGCATGA
- a CDS encoding ATP-binding protein, with amino-acid sequence MTLQRKLALFLLAASLAPVVGVGFPILGWAQRELGRRASAEHLARARSGAASISADLAQVDATLSTVAESWRPDRLDEADRRGLLLVLSRQLPAVEASAIVDGEGTTRALLSTRGGAAEEGFLAAVRAAREGTGRGLSLHAYEEAGGGVRLAAVRAIPAADGGRWLVAVRLGTSVVQRRLDAAVPEDGAAYLASGTRLLVTSVRAEPLTEAARGELAERIDRKRAGALLGRSSLAAWAPLAAAPGWSVVVGVPAEVAYAPIVGLRHAALTACALVALGVLALSALLARRISARVARIDAAVRALGEGEVEVRLPEEGRDEIAAVSRTFNAMAEELGSARARLERWNDDLQREVDARTRELREAQAQLLEAQKLAAIGQLGAGAAHEINNPLTGILGNAQLLLEAMPRSNPDRESVEKIEALARRCRDITQKLIRFSQQRAEPDFRELDANRVVAEALALVDGHLRAGGIPLDVSLAEPSPRVKGDPGHLAQVVLNLLSNARTACAGRPGAGIRIATRRAGGDVEIVVSDGGKGIAPEHLPRIFEPFFTTKDQWSNVGLGLSVSYRIVAEHGGRIDVESRAGEGSTFTVRLPAASAAATAA; translated from the coding sequence ATGACGCTGCAGCGGAAGCTCGCGCTCTTCCTCCTGGCAGCGTCGCTCGCACCGGTGGTCGGAGTCGGCTTTCCCATCCTCGGGTGGGCGCAGCGGGAGCTCGGCCGGCGCGCCTCCGCCGAGCACCTCGCGCGCGCCCGCTCGGGCGCAGCGAGCATCTCCGCCGATCTCGCGCAGGTGGACGCGACGCTCTCGACCGTCGCCGAGAGCTGGCGGCCCGATCGCCTCGACGAGGCGGACCGGCGCGGGCTGCTGCTCGTCCTCTCGCGCCAGCTCCCCGCGGTCGAGGCGAGCGCGATCGTGGACGGCGAAGGGACGACCCGCGCCCTGCTCTCGACCCGCGGCGGCGCGGCGGAGGAGGGATTCCTCGCGGCCGTGCGCGCGGCGCGCGAGGGCACGGGACGCGGCCTCTCGCTGCACGCCTACGAGGAGGCGGGAGGCGGCGTGCGGCTCGCCGCGGTGCGAGCGATCCCGGCGGCGGACGGGGGGCGGTGGCTCGTCGCCGTGCGGCTCGGGACCTCGGTCGTGCAGCGGCGGCTCGACGCGGCGGTCCCCGAGGACGGCGCCGCCTACCTCGCGAGCGGCACGCGCCTGCTCGTCACGTCCGTACGGGCGGAGCCGCTGACGGAGGCGGCCCGGGGCGAGCTCGCCGAGCGGATCGACCGGAAGCGCGCGGGCGCGCTGCTGGGCAGGAGCTCCCTCGCGGCCTGGGCACCGCTCGCGGCGGCGCCGGGATGGAGCGTCGTCGTCGGGGTCCCGGCCGAGGTGGCCTACGCGCCGATCGTCGGGCTGAGGCACGCCGCCCTCACGGCGTGCGCGCTCGTGGCGCTCGGGGTGCTCGCCCTCTCGGCGCTCCTCGCGCGGCGGATCAGCGCGCGGGTCGCCCGCATCGACGCGGCGGTGCGCGCCCTCGGCGAGGGGGAGGTCGAGGTCCGGCTTCCGGAGGAGGGGCGCGACGAGATCGCGGCGGTGTCCCGGACGTTCAACGCCATGGCGGAGGAGCTCGGGTCCGCCCGGGCGCGCCTGGAGCGCTGGAACGACGACCTGCAGCGCGAGGTCGACGCGCGCACGCGCGAGCTCCGCGAGGCGCAGGCGCAGCTCCTCGAGGCGCAGAAGCTCGCCGCGATCGGTCAGCTCGGCGCCGGCGCGGCCCACGAGATCAACAACCCGCTGACCGGGATCCTCGGCAACGCCCAGCTCCTGCTCGAGGCGATGCCGCGGAGCAACCCGGATCGCGAGTCGGTCGAAAAGATCGAGGCGCTCGCGCGCCGCTGCCGGGACATCACCCAGAAGCTGATCCGATTCAGCCAGCAGCGCGCCGAGCCCGACTTCCGGGAGCTCGACGCGAACCGGGTCGTCGCGGAGGCGCTCGCGCTCGTGGACGGGCACCTCCGCGCCGGGGGCATCCCCCTCGACGTCTCGCTCGCCGAGCCCTCCCCCCGCGTGAAGGGCGACCCCGGCCACCTCGCCCAGGTCGTGCTGAATCTGCTGTCGAACGCGCGGACGGCGTGCGCCGGCAGGCCCGGCGCCGGGATCCGGATCGCGACGCGGCGCGCCGGGGGCGACGTCGAGATCGTGGTGAGCGATGGAGGTAAGGGGATCGCCCCGGAGCACCTGCCCCGCATCTTCGAGCCGTTCTTCACGACGAAGGACCAGTGGAGCAACGTCGGGCTGGGGCTCTCGGTGTCGTACCGGATCGTCGCGGAGCACGGCGGCCGGATCGACGTGGAGAGCCGCGCGGGGGAGGGGAGCACGTTCACGGTGCGGCTGCCGGCGGCGTCCGCGGCGGCGACGGCGGCATAG